In the genome of Blastocatellia bacterium, the window GCAAGAAGATCAAGCCCCGCTCTACAAGTTGTACAAACAAGAGAAGGACGATCAAAACCGAAGGCGGGGAGCATTGTGTCAGGGGTAATTGGTCAAAGAGGTGGCCGAGGTCGTGGAGGTCCACTTTGGCACGGTGCAGGAGAGGGGCAGGTGTAATGGGCAGGCTGAGGTGAAGGGAGTGCGGGAGCACCGTCGCGGAGGGATTATGTTTAGATTCCAAAGCAGGGCGCATTGTGAAGGGAGTGTGGGAGCGCCGTCCGGAGGTTATGGAGGGCGGAAATCGAGGTTGACGCCGGAGCCGAAAGGTGCCGCCGGAGAGAACGGGCCAGCCAAGGGCCAGGGCAGCACATGCCTCCTCGTGGGTGAAGGTGACTGGTAAGCGGGAGGGCTTCTTCGCCCGCTCGACCATCATCAATTCAGTCCCGTGGTTGGTTGAGAACCTCGCGGTAGAGAAACGGAAGTGCACTGAGTGCTTAGTGGGTGGGAGTCGCCACATTTCGATTGACGGCCAAATTGGGAAAAATATACTTTTTGATCCAACGCACATAAGCTTCTTTGGTCCTGATGCTGTAGTGCTTGAGGCGGATCAACTCGCGCACTTGATCGAGTAACCTGGGCCTGCTCAGTATATAATCCGTCATCCTGAGAAGCGGTAGCTAGGAATTTGGTGATGTCAACCGGATTATCTGTGCTAATTGGTGTAAAACTTCATGCCTTTTAGAGTTGGATGGGCATGCCCCAGCAGCACAATTGTCACCGGCCATAGCTTTTGAGAGACACCTATCAGGAGAGAACACCATGCGTGTTAAGGTTGTACTTGAAGCCAGCGATGAAGGCGGATACACCGTTTACGTCCCATCTTTGCCTGGCTGTGTTAGCGAAGGAGAGACGGTAGAAGAAGCCCTGAGAAACATCCGGGAAGCGATCGAACTGTACCTTGAACCTGTGGAAGATGATCTAGTGATGGAGGAAACTGCCCTGGTACACGAGATTGAAATGTGAACAAG includes:
- a CDS encoding type II toxin-antitoxin system HicB family antitoxin, which gives rise to MRVKVVLEASDEGGYTVYVPSLPGCVSEGETVEEALRNIREAIELYLEPVEDDLVMEETALVHEIEM
- a CDS encoding phage integrase N-terminal SAM-like domain-containing protein; the protein is MTDYILSRPRLLDQVRELIRLKHYSIRTKEAYVRWIKKYIFPNLAVNRNVATPTH